In Deinococcus sp. QL22, the following are encoded in one genomic region:
- a CDS encoding DUF1697 domain-containing protein — protein sequence MVGRFVLLLRGVNVGGHRRVPMVDLRRVLTDLGLSDVQTYIQSGNAVFSSDRGEAELLPVIFIALETEFGFPIVLTLRTAAEWQAMSSPYLAGKQTHVAFLSDPPQPERVLALQSQDFAPDLWTLSGRDLHLHYPNGTQAARLTHALLERRLHVSATVRNWQTVETLKALIG from the coding sequence ATGGTTGGCCGATTCGTGTTGCTTCTCCGCGGTGTCAACGTGGGCGGTCACCGCCGCGTGCCTATGGTCGACTTACGCCGCGTGTTGACCGATTTAGGCCTGAGCGACGTGCAAACCTATATCCAAAGTGGCAACGCTGTCTTCAGCAGCGACAGGGGAGAGGCGGAATTGCTGCCCGTCATTTTCATTGCTCTGGAAACGGAATTCGGCTTCCCCATCGTTCTGACCCTCCGCACTGCTGCCGAATGGCAAGCCATGTCAAGTCCTTACCTGGCGGGCAAGCAAACCCATGTAGCCTTCCTGTCTGATCCACCCCAGCCAGAGCGCGTGCTGGCCCTCCAATCTCAAGATTTCGCCCCCGATCTCTGGACGCTCAGTGGGAGAGACCTCCATCTGCATTACCCCAACGGAACTCAGGCGGCGCGGCTGACCCATGCGTTGCTGGAGCGGCGCCTCCATGTGTCTGCAACGGTGCGCAACTGGCAAACGGTGGAAACGTTGAAGGCTCTCATCGGCTGA
- a CDS encoding NIPSNAP family protein, which translates to MRYELKAGREADFEVYGRKWITLVGRFGGQHHGYFMPSEGASDVAYALLTFPSLAAYETYRIASAADPVCQALFKELPELMHRYDRTFLRPVFDGMEPQ; encoded by the coding sequence TTGAGGTACGAACTCAAGGCTGGGCGCGAAGCTGATTTTGAGGTCTACGGGCGCAAATGGATCACGCTTGTAGGCAGGTTCGGTGGCCAGCATCACGGATATTTCATGCCGTCCGAGGGCGCGAGCGACGTGGCCTACGCGCTGTTGACCTTTCCGAGCTTGGCGGCATATGAAACGTACCGGATAGCGTCGGCTGCCGACCCGGTCTGTCAAGCCCTCTTCAAAGAATTGCCCGAATTGATGCACCGCTATGACCGCACTTTTTTAAGACCCGTCTTTGACGGAATGGAGCCCCAATGA
- a CDS encoding PhzF family phenazine biosynthesis isomerase → MIAYSEVSAFTDTPGFGNRAGVVLDASGLSEREMQALAAFLDAPETVFVTRMGSGAVRVRYFTPTQEVDFCGHASVALGLMLAQSGHWDGQDLVLETLVGRIPLQLVCDAGVPSRVWMRQRLPEVRAVPRSLYADLAEALGIDVRMIHKGLPLAASSTGLWSVFVPLLDSVILDGLEPDLAQIRMLSEALDVVSVYAYTPMGVNRFAARDFAPAVGIPEDPVTGSAAGALMALLAAEGKLPVRHDRACGVVFQGHALGTPGEVEVEVEVRGQTVTAVHVGGCAVLDREGIWKRE, encoded by the coding sequence ATGATCGCGTACAGCGAAGTCAGTGCATTCACAGATACGCCGGGGTTCGGCAATCGGGCGGGCGTGGTGCTGGACGCTTCCGGCCTCTCGGAGCGGGAAATGCAGGCGTTGGCTGCCTTCTTGGACGCGCCTGAAACGGTGTTTGTGACGCGCATGGGGAGCGGCGCGGTGCGGGTTCGGTATTTTACACCCACGCAGGAAGTGGATTTTTGCGGCCATGCCAGTGTGGCGCTGGGACTGATGCTGGCCCAGAGCGGCCACTGGGACGGACAGGACTTGGTGTTGGAAACGCTGGTGGGCCGGATTCCACTGCAATTGGTGTGTGACGCAGGTGTGCCTTCGCGGGTATGGATGCGGCAGCGCTTGCCCGAAGTGCGGGCCGTGCCACGCAGTCTGTACGCCGATTTGGCCGAAGCGTTGGGCATAGATGTGCGCATGATTCACAAGGGCTTGCCGCTGGCCGCGAGCAGCACAGGCCTCTGGAGTGTGTTCGTACCGCTGCTGGACAGCGTAATTCTGGACGGCCTGGAGCCTGATTTGGCCCAGATTCGGATGTTGTCGGAGGCGCTGGACGTGGTGAGTGTGTACGCCTACACACCGATGGGGGTTAACCGGTTTGCGGCGCGGGACTTTGCCCCAGCGGTGGGCATTCCCGAAGACCCGGTGACGGGTAGCGCGGCGGGCGCGTTGATGGCGCTTCTGGCCGCAGAAGGCAAGTTGCCGGTGCGCCATGACCGGGCCTGCGGCGTGGTGTTTCAGGGCCACGCGCTGGGCACACCCGGAGAGGTGGAAGTGGAGGTGGAAGTGCGCGGACAGACCGTGACCGCCGTGCATGTGGGCGGCTGCGCCGTGCTGGATAGAGAAGGGATTTGGAAGCGGGAGTAG
- the asnS gene encoding asparagine--tRNA ligase, whose protein sequence is MPLEFSATTTIRDLKLHIGETVTLGAWLTDKSGKGKIQFLKLRDGTGFVQGTVFKGDVTEDVFEAAKRLTQEQAAWITGEVRADERAPGGVELSVREVTPIGENHAEYPITPKEHGIEFLMDNRHLWLRHRRPWAVLRVRDCVQRAITTFFHGEGFVRFDAPFFTPNAAEDTTELFEIDLFGEDKAYLSQTGQLHAEAGAMAFGKVYTFGPTFRAEKSKTRRHLLEFWMIEPEVAPSNHEQNMALQERMISFIVRQVLAECTTELELLGRDVSRLQGAAEGNYPRVTYTKALEIIRTRIEAGDLPDNVQADVQPVEWGDDLGAPHETIVGSSFDRPVMIEKYPAAIKAFYMQPDPADPRLALCDDMIAPDGYGEIIGGSERIHDYELLKSRIEAQGLPLEAFEWYLDLRRVGSVPHAGYGMGLERVIAWITGIDHIREAIPFPRMLTRMRP, encoded by the coding sequence ATGCCTTTAGAGTTCTCTGCAACCACCACTATTCGTGACCTAAAACTACACATCGGCGAGACCGTGACGCTTGGCGCGTGGCTGACCGACAAGAGCGGCAAGGGCAAGATTCAGTTTCTGAAACTGCGCGACGGCACGGGCTTCGTGCAGGGCACAGTGTTTAAAGGCGACGTGACCGAGGACGTGTTCGAGGCGGCCAAGCGGCTGACGCAGGAGCAGGCCGCGTGGATCACGGGCGAAGTGCGGGCCGACGAACGTGCTCCGGGCGGCGTGGAACTCAGCGTGCGCGAGGTGACGCCCATTGGCGAGAACCACGCGGAATATCCGATTACGCCCAAGGAACATGGGATCGAGTTTTTGATGGACAACCGCCATCTGTGGCTGCGGCACCGTCGCCCGTGGGCCGTACTGCGGGTGCGAGATTGCGTGCAGCGGGCCATTACCACGTTTTTTCATGGCGAGGGATTCGTGCGCTTCGACGCGCCGTTTTTTACCCCCAATGCCGCCGAAGACACCACCGAACTGTTTGAAATTGACCTGTTTGGCGAGGACAAGGCCTACCTGAGTCAGACTGGGCAACTGCACGCCGAAGCGGGCGCGATGGCGTTTGGCAAGGTCTATACCTTCGGCCCGACCTTCCGAGCTGAAAAGAGCAAAACGCGCCGCCACCTGCTGGAATTCTGGATGATTGAGCCGGAAGTGGCCCCCAGCAACCACGAGCAGAATATGGCCCTGCAGGAACGGATGATCAGCTTTATTGTGCGGCAGGTACTGGCGGAATGTACAACGGAATTGGAGTTGCTGGGCCGTGATGTAAGCCGCTTGCAGGGCGCAGCGGAAGGCAACTATCCGCGTGTGACCTATACCAAGGCACTGGAAATCATTCGCACCCGAATTGAGGCAGGCGACTTGCCGGACAACGTGCAGGCCGATGTACAGCCCGTGGAATGGGGCGACGATCTGGGTGCCCCGCACGAAACGATTGTGGGTAGTTCCTTTGACCGTCCGGTGATGATCGAAAAGTATCCGGCGGCGATCAAGGCGTTCTATATGCAGCCTGACCCCGCAGACCCCCGTTTGGCCCTCTGCGACGACATGATCGCCCCCGACGGCTACGGCGAGATTATTGGCGGCAGCGAACGCATCCATGATTACGAGTTGTTGAAGAGCCGAATTGAAGCGCAGGGGTTGCCGCTGGAGGCTTTTGAGTGGTACCTGGATCTGCGGCGGGTGGGCAGCGTGCCACACGCGGGCTACGGCATGGGCCTGGAGCGTGTGATCGCTTGGATTACCGGAATCGACCATATTCGTGAGGCGATCCCGTTTCCACGGATGCTGACGCGGATGCGTCCTTGA
- the pgk gene encoding phosphoglycerate kinase, with product MQTLDSLSVSGKRVLVRVDYNVPLKDGVVQDDTRITSSLPTIQALLDGGASVVLMSHLGRPKGGPEAKYSLKPVAEALEKVLKRDVRFIGSLPSSDETLNDVQEMQPGDVALLENVRFEVGEEKNDAALSEKLARLGDAFVLDAFGSAHRAHSSVSGVAAHLPHAGGTLLAAEVVALSKLLHEPERPYVVIIGGAKVSDKLLVIENLLPVVDRMLIGGGMAYTFVKAQGGKIGKSIHEDDFLEKARELLGKYGDKIVLPTDTLAGDSFSAEANTRVVPTADIPDDWEGMDIGPDSQKAFTEALQGAKTVFWNGPMGVFEFAAFASGTNAIAKAVADLGPDTYSVIGGGDSVSAINKSGQADRVSHISTGGGASLELLEGKALPGVEAMK from the coding sequence ATGCAAACACTCGATTCACTCAGCGTTTCAGGCAAGCGCGTCTTGGTACGCGTCGATTACAACGTTCCCCTCAAAGACGGCGTGGTGCAAGACGACACCCGGATCACCTCCAGCCTGCCCACTATTCAGGCGTTGCTGGATGGCGGCGCAAGCGTGGTGCTGATGAGCCATTTGGGGCGTCCCAAGGGCGGGCCAGAAGCCAAATACAGCCTGAAGCCGGTGGCCGAGGCGCTGGAAAAGGTGTTGAAGCGCGACGTGCGTTTTATCGGCAGCCTGCCCAGCAGCGACGAAACCCTGAACGACGTGCAGGAGATGCAGCCCGGCGACGTGGCCCTGCTGGAAAACGTGCGCTTTGAGGTAGGCGAGGAGAAGAACGACGCGGCCCTGTCTGAAAAGTTGGCCCGCCTGGGCGACGCCTTCGTGCTGGACGCCTTCGGGAGTGCCCACCGCGCCCACAGCAGCGTGAGCGGCGTGGCGGCGCACCTGCCGCACGCGGGCGGAACCCTGCTGGCCGCCGAAGTCGTGGCCCTCAGCAAGCTGCTGCACGAGCCGGAGCGCCCGTATGTGGTCATCATCGGCGGCGCGAAAGTGTCCGATAAACTGCTGGTCATCGAAAACCTGTTGCCCGTGGTAGATCGCATGCTGATCGGCGGCGGCATGGCCTACACCTTCGTCAAGGCGCAGGGCGGCAAGATCGGCAAGAGCATTCACGAGGACGACTTTTTGGAGAAGGCGCGTGAATTGCTGGGCAAATACGGCGACAAGATCGTGTTGCCCACCGATACGCTCGCGGGCGACAGCTTTAGCGCGGAGGCCAACACCCGCGTTGTCCCCACCGCTGATATTCCCGACGACTGGGAAGGCATGGACATCGGCCCGGACAGCCAGAAGGCGTTTACCGAGGCCTTGCAGGGAGCCAAAACCGTGTTCTGGAACGGCCCGATGGGTGTGTTCGAGTTCGCGGCCTTTGCCAGCGGCACCAACGCCATTGCCAAAGCCGTGGCCGATCTGGGGCCAGATACCTACAGCGTGATCGGCGGCGGCGACAGCGTGAGCGCCATCAACAAGAGTGGGCAGGCTGACCGCGTGAGCCACATCAGCACGGGCGGCGGCGCAAGCCTGGAACTGCTGGAAGGCAAGGCGCTGCCGGGCGTGGAGGCGATGAAATAA
- the tpiA gene encoding triose-phosphate isomerase codes for MKNLLALNWKMNKTPSEAHAWAEELKTKLALGDAELAIMAPAINLQALSWFLKDSGVAIGGQDVSAHESGAYTGEISAAMLKDVGAKYAVVGHSERREYHGETDAVVAAKAAQAQAGGLTPIVCVGEGLDVRERGEQVPYTLAQLRGSLAGVGTDVVVAYEPVWAIGTGKTATAEDAEELAAAIRAELRTLYGEAADSIRILYGGSVKPDNIASICAKPNVNGALVGGASLKVADVVGMNDALK; via the coding sequence ATGAAAAACCTGCTCGCGCTGAACTGGAAGATGAACAAAACGCCCTCGGAAGCCCACGCTTGGGCCGAGGAACTGAAGACCAAGCTGGCGCTGGGGGACGCCGAACTGGCGATCATGGCCCCGGCCATCAACCTGCAAGCCCTGTCGTGGTTTCTGAAAGATTCCGGCGTCGCCATCGGCGGTCAGGATGTCTCGGCCCACGAATCGGGCGCGTATACGGGCGAGATCAGCGCGGCCATGCTGAAGGATGTGGGCGCGAAATACGCCGTGGTGGGCCACAGCGAGCGGCGCGAATATCACGGCGAAACCGACGCAGTGGTGGCGGCCAAAGCGGCTCAGGCTCAGGCGGGCGGCCTGACACCGATTGTGTGCGTGGGTGAAGGGCTGGACGTGCGCGAACGCGGCGAGCAAGTGCCTTACACGCTTGCCCAGTTGCGCGGCAGCCTGGCAGGTGTAGGCACCGATGTGGTGGTTGCCTATGAACCCGTTTGGGCCATTGGCACAGGCAAAACTGCCACCGCCGAGGACGCCGAGGAATTGGCCGCCGCCATTCGTGCGGAGTTGCGAACCCTCTACGGCGAGGCTGCCGACAGCATCCGTATTCTGTACGGCGGCAGCGTGAAGCCCGACAATATTGCGTCCATTTGCGCCAAGCCGAATGTGAACGGCGCATTGGTGGGCGGCGCAAGCCTGAAAGTGGCCGATGTCGTCGGCATGAATGACGCTCTGAAGTAA